TGAGAAAGTCTTGGAAACTTATCTACAAGCGAGCAGACTGAACACATGATGTTTCCTTCGCAATCAGATTATACGGGAATAGTTAAGTTTGCCTCATGGACATACCTCAAAGGAGGTACagatttaaaaagagaagtCTCATGGACCATACGATACAGTTGGGGGCTATATGACTGCATTACACAGTGGCCTGAAAGGAAGCACCGCCTAGACACAGCAAGGGTATAAAATTGTCTAGGTAGGGACCCCACGTTTCTGTCCCAGGAATTATGAGAACAAAAGCAGTAACAGCAAGCTATGTTCAGCCTAGTGGATGCCAAATATTTTGCATGCCAGGAGATTCCTCAGCCCAAGGCTCTGGGGGCTACTGCTCTTTTCAGACTGTGTGTGccacaataaagaaaaacaagacagacGCAGAGCACCTGGAAGAAGCAATTCACCTTTTTGGCTTCAGTGAAATAAAGGCGAACAGGTCTGACATTCTGCAGATAGACTTCACCATGTAAAGGCTAGCCAGCAGAGACCTGAAAAATTCCTGCTTGAATTCCATGCcttttacaaatacaaaatcTGCAACCATTGAGTTCCCAGTCTCAGGGAATAAAATTACTTCAATTGATGGCACTCCTTTTTGGATGTAATGAGATTCAAGTTATTGTCTTGTTTGGTGCCAAGAACTTTAACCAGGATAACTGTCTTGTACCTAAGGACAGGATCTCATGCCACAAATTCTGCTGGGTGTTCTGGGAATGATTGCCTAGTTTTCACTCATCTTTGAACAAAGAAAAGATCACGTAAAGATGGCCGCATCTTGAAAAACGTGTTCTTCTGAAAAGCTGGTATACAGATTTAGTTGTAGAATGTTGTTGTTCTTCGAGAGAGAGTAAAACCTTTCACTCAAGTAATTCTTTCAGCAGCCAAGATTCCCACTCCACAATTTAGAAATTCTGCATAGCCGGCTGACAGGATTAAAATACAGTGTAGGAGTTCACCCTGCACAGACGGTGAGCATAATGTACAGTCATCACATGGAGACAACAGTTCACAGACGGAAAAATCCTTCCAGGTTGTTCATGACAGATCTATGGCAATGGTCACCCACGACAATATATTTTTAGTGTTCTGTACAGCCCACTTTTACTCATGCTCCTCCCAGAGACCCTTTAATTCATACATACTGTTAAAGCTCACATGACTCTCTTCTGAGAGATACATCATAGTATCACTTTTGGATCTGCACTTTCCCACATGTGCAACACGCTGTTGTGGAGCTGTAAAGCATGCTCTGGAACCAAGGACTTTGCAGTTTAACAGCATTAAAATAGCCCACAAACTTTTCAAGTATAtactttatttcattaatatttcacaGTCTGTTTCTGTAAAGTTTTAGCAAAAAGGTCATGTTCTACAACAGATTAGGCTACTGTATTCAGAGCTGGCAATGGACTTCAAAAGTACAGAAAACGTTTACATTCCAACTAGAGCAGTAGAATTTCAAAAATACATAGTAAAAGTAAtcaaaaataccatttattAAAACTTAATAGAAAACCAGCAGTCTGTCTGACCCATCAAACTACTCTGCCTGCTAGCTGTCAGCAGCAACTGAAGCCCCAGCAGGCCACCTGATTGACTTTTTAGACCGAGACAGCTGCCTTCAACTAACTTGTTAATGCAAAGTCTTGCTGCTTCaaaggtcaaaaaaaaaaatctgtgagtTCATTGCTTACAGGCTTCCAATCAGAGAGGCTAATGTTTCTGCTCAGACCTACTAGACCACTTCCAGATCCTGCCCAAAACCAGGACCTATTCTGCTCCTGATGCAGTCAACTAAATTTCTCAACATGGTTCCTAGCTAGCCCATTTTATTAAATTGCAGCCAAGGAAAGccctttttgtttaaagttttATCAGGACTTCTAGGAATAAAGGCAGCTAAGAGAAATTGAACCGAATGATACTTGATGACATATCTATCACTAGGGGCCTTCAACATCCTTCTTTTATAGACGTTGTGTAAAGATTTGCAATTTTCTAGCAATATGTTTCCTAAGGGCTCCCAGATTTATATCCAATAGTTTCAGAGTGGATTTTTTCTAATTCAGCAAGTACTATTTAAGTCTGGACTGATGCCCAGTAGGAGATTGCTAACCAGCTGCTGGACTTTATTCACAGATTTattgaatatatatttatacaaatTACACCAGCTGAAAGGCCCATCAGCTGTACGCACACCCACTTCAGCCCATCCTCAGTGCTGTCAGGGGAATAAAATACATGTGGTACTGTGTGAACTATGAGAGATTTCTATCAGCTAGAGTCTCCCTAAGTCAAAGGGTATTACCCTGCAAGGCCAATTCTTCCTTCCATTTACTCTATCAGAGCAGTGGAAATAAGCAGAGGTAGACTCACTTTTTCTTGTCTCGAACAGCTAAGatctgacttatttttttctgacttcctCTCATCTCTGGGTAGCCTGAGTCCATCATCTTGTTTTCTAGGACAATCGGCtcctaaaaatatatatattctgaaCTTCAAATTCTCCTATTTGATGGGTAGAATACGGATTTAAGAAAAGTAGCAAAGATATCCTATGCATTTTCTCACACCTCAACTCTAGGCCTATTACAGGTATCAGATCAATGGAACTGCCTCCTACTGCCCCTCTCCTTCTGCAagaagctcagaaaaaaacaagcttGCCTCCTGGGATTCCTTCACAAATGGCCTAAGGTATCATCACATCTATCCTGCCAAATGTAATTGAGTGCAAATATCACAACTGATTCCAAAAGAACTATATCGGACATGTCCTGTGTTATTACACTGTACTATGCTGCCTTCCGGGTTTGCTGGCTGAGTTTTGATATTGCTGTGCTGCGAGTTGTGAGACATCCTAGTATGCACAATTATAGcaggtatattttaaaaaatacaagacaGAACATAGTCTATGAACACTTGTCTTTTAATCAGCTCCCTTGTACTGCACTAGTCTTCAGCAAGTCGGCAGGATACCGTGAAAGGCATGCCTGTTAGTTTGCTACAGCTCCCCTAAGGCAAAGCTTGCCACAAAATTTCTCTCTAGGCCTATGGCTAGTACAAATACGAGTCACGTTTCTTCTCTTTATGAGGCATGTACCGCATTTCTTTTCATCAGTCTATAAAGGAGGAAACCCTGTACAAGAGAGAAGCAACTCACAATTTCTCTAATGCACATATTTGAGGAAGACTACAAAAGCATTCTCCACGGTCTTCTGCAATATTGATTCCCAGAGgcatcagaaaatgaaaaggtctAGTCACAAATTAGCAAGACATCCACTCTATTTttaagtttgatttttttttttttaagaatctgAAACAGATTATAGAAGTGATCAAAACATCAAGATAGCTGGTCACCTAGACtgcacaattttttaaaaactttgtcaCACAGAAAGGAACATACCATAAACAATCCAGATGACTTAACGTTCTCAGACAAAGCCATTCTTGGTTCTCTACACAGAGtgcctctgaaaaaaaccctttggaTTGAGGGCAGTGACATAGTTAAGTGTCTaggtaaaatgaaatgaaatagaTATCTGTAGAACAGCTTTTGTAATGTGATTACTGTGGATCTCTACCAGTAAAGACTAATATCTTATGCACGCAGTGTTGTTAGCTATATATCAAGACAAGCAGGCTAGGAATGATATAAAtttatgtggaagaaaaaatgttttggtggggtctttaattttttaagttcGAACTCAGGCAGCTAAAATTATCAAGGAGATTATCTAAGCTGACATCTGCCTCTTACTTTTTACTCCCACCCCTGCCTCCCCCCGTTCTTTCTCCAGATACATTCATCTGATTTCTCTAAATAAAAAACGGAGGAAAGCGGGATGGGAGAAGGACTTGTTTCACCACAGGCCATTGTGCTTCTTTTCCTTTCGCCCCTCTCCTTTTTTGTATACTTAGCAAACcgatttcagagaaaaaaaggagtttagGCTTGTAAACTAAAGATATACATACCAAATAATATGCAACTAGTCTTGCCAAATAAATCCTGGTGAATGAGTATCTTCCtcatgctgttttaaaaagaagtcaCTGCAGTCTTCAATAATAATCTTCGATCTGTTTACCACTAAGAAAATCCAAAGCCACTTGCCTTGTACACTTGTTAACCATTAATAAACACAGCTTTGGAACAAACATTTCCAGTGCAAGCCTTGTGATTTTCACTCACTCAACTGCACAGATCAAAATCAAAAGTATACCCATCAAAACAGGTCATTTCACTTGGGTCCTAAGACACTCATCACTTTGACCAAAGACTGCAATGAATATAGAATGCTGCTTCACCACAAGTAGATCTCCActaatttaaatgcattaaaaccTCCAAACAGGACTCTCTGTTCCCAGAAAGGATAGCAACAGCCCAAAGATACCACCCCACCAATGTTAAGCTTCCTCTCCTCACACCAATGCCCTTCATCTACTTGCAGCTGACGATGGCCCAATAGTGGGGCCTGTTCTGCTGTTCCATTGTCAGGACTATCTGCAGAtgggaagaggcagatgctTGCTTGCAGAATACTGCAAATGACTGTCTTTGCACTCCAAGAATGGGAACATGCCAGGAGAGCACATCCAAGCTTCTCAAGTCCAAGGAAGTACACGGAGTTAGCATGGAGTTCAAGGTCACTCTGAAATAGTAAGTACTCATTCTGTCAAGACCCCACTATGCTATTTCAGTCTCACAACTGCCTCTGAAGACAAGTTGTTAACGGCATACCACTTCGCAAGTCTTGGACTCAGAAACTGCTCAAGTAAAAGCTTGAGACAGGAAATCAGAGCCACAGAAACAACTTGACCAACAGCTATGTACCTTTTTATTACACATTGGGATAAGTGGAGTCTTCAAGGTTGCTACCAGCTTTATCAGATCCTGTTAGAGATGCTTCTAGCTCTGCCCATGACTGTGGAGCATTGTTCTTTATTGCCTCTATGAAAAGCTGTGTTTGATGCTTCAGCCGGTCCAGCTCGGTCTGAGTGACCTGGTTCTGATGAATGAGCTCCTTGGTTTTTAAAGTGATCTCCAGCAATCCTGACCTGCGTAGCACTACAAGTGTATTTTGAAAGCGTCTGCACTTGCTTTGTTGTTGCAAGAGCAGCTCAGGCGTAGTGCAAATCTCCTCTGGTATCAATGGGGGGCTCCACCCTGCAGACTGCATTGTAGTCTGTGCTGCACTCTCGCTCTCATGAGGGGTGCACTTCGTTGCCTGCGAAGttccaaaaggcaaaagagaagtCAAACCTGCCACTTTCTGAGCGTCACTGGAAACACGATGAAAACCAGGAAGTGCTGACAGTTTTCCACTTGTCACCAGAGTTGAAGAACTTTGCTGGTTAGAATCCTGAAGGGTCTTAAAGCTAACTGGTAGGTGGGCAAAAGGACTAGTAGGCAAGCCAGTGCTCCTGGATACAGGAGAAGTTTCCATCTTCGGTGCTTCTGTGCAGAGTCGTTTATGGCTACTGGTTTCCTGACATTCTTCTAGATCAAAGGAGTGATCTCGtttgcagggctgtggtgcTATTTTGGGATAAGAATTCAGGATGGGTAGGTAACTAGTAGagtcatttctctttttcccaagAGGGTGAGGGTTAATGGAAGGTGGGATTGATGGACGAAGAAACACTAGCTGTGGCTGGGCTGGAATCACTTCAAAGGACGGCTGCACAGTCCAAGATTGGAGCTGTGATGAACTGCCCTGAGAAGCAcgaagagggaaaaaacagaagtcTTACAAGAACATCGTAGAAGACAATCAAAAAACCTTAAATGAAACAGGTGGAGTGTGCCATTTCTCCATATTTGACATACACTGTCCAATTAATACATTCTGAACAGTTTTCGATCAAACtcatccttctctttctttgacAACGGAGCATAGCGCTAGAATCAAAGCTGCAATCCATAATCCTTTTACTATGGAACAGCAGATAAATTTTAAACCAATTCAATCTGAATTTATACGTGCTTTCCTAAATGATGATTACAGTGCATGGTTATATTGTACAATGCTCATGTAAAAGTTCGACCCAGACTTGGGGGCAGAACAACATGTGTACAGAaaagttgaaaaataattaagcattgtggttatgaaatattttagaacaGTCAAAGAAAGACTGCACAGACATTTTCGGAACAATTCAGACTTCCTCTTTGTTGAAAAGCAGTAACTCTAATCTTTGTCAATTCTATTCTTACAGAAAGCTTCTGAAATCGTTATTTAAAATAGACGACAGCTGTTCAGTAAGTCTTGCATTCTTAAGTACAATACGCAGTTTACATAAATTTAAAcccaagaagcagaaaaaaaaaagcctgtggtAAGCCTAGGGCAGTTTAACTCCACACCTCTGGAGAAATGGTGTGCACTGATAAACCTTAAAAGCActatatttcaagaaaaatgccCAAGTTTTTACTCCATCCCACAAGCCATATTCTGCAATATAGGGGAATACATCAATTTTTACAAGACATgacctcttcctcctccaatACATTACTACAGATCTTCACGAGGTCTCCTGGCCAAAAAGCAtgcctgcttttctccaaaCATATCAAATGGTCTAGTAAGAGATACTGtttatttctgaagcaaaatcTCACTTCTTAATATATTTATCACCACTACAATTATACTAATATAATATACTGTCAGCTGCTTTCCCAATTCATTATGACTTGCAAGGCTACTGGCAGTTTTTAGCTAGCACAAATACACTGTATTATTTTTGGTACTATACTGAGTCACCTGAAATCCATCTCCTTTCCTTCAGTCTCAGCATTTGCTAGATTAAATCTTttaacacagaatcacagaatggttggggttggaagggacctctggagaccatctagtccaacctacctgctaaagcaggttcacccagagtaGATTGtgcaggaatgtgtccaggtaggtcttgaatgtctccaaagtagactctacaacctctctgggcagcctgttccagtgctgtgtcaccctcaaagtaaagaggtttctcctcatattcagatggaacgtcctatgcttcagtctgtgcccactgcccctcatcctatcattggcaccactgaaaggagtctggtcccatcctcttgacacccacccttcagatatttataaaccttgatgagatcccctctcagccttctcttctccaggctgaacagacccagctctctcagtctctcttcataagaaaggtgttctaggcccctaatcatcttcgtagcctgccactggactctctccagtaattccttgccCTTCTTAAACTCAGGGGctcaaaactggacacagtactccagatgtggcctcaccagggcagaatagagggggaggagaacccccctcgacctgctggtcacacttttcccaatgcaccccaggacaccgttggccttcttggccacaagggcacattgttgactcacggtcaacctgttgtcaaccacAACTCCTAAGTTGTTctcttcagtgctgctttccagcaggtccgcCCCCTAACCTgcactggtgcctggggttattcctcctttgctgaagtccatctCCCTAGTAAAGGACTTGAACTTGTCAAAAGTGGGTATTACCAACTGACAGGATGGACTTGAAGATGAGATTCAGTTACCTACTTTGATGCAGAATTTCTTTGGTTCAGTGGGCAAGATGCTTATGGAATAAGGATACAGAACAAATATCTGTAGAAAGTTAATATTATTACCTTATcacagaagaaaggagaaacacatttaaaagagAAGTATCTGGAGATGTTAGGAGTGAGGAAGTATATAAATACCATGGCTATACACATACAGGACAGAACACGAAGCCCACAGGAGCAAGGTTTTTGTGTCAGAAGTTGTCATTTATTGCACAGTTGTACAGTATCTAGCACAGCAGAGCCCCAAAATTATTGAGGCCAAAAGAGCTGTGGTAACTGTTTCTCTCgttcttgttttttcctgcctctgttatgtactttcttctcctttccactCACATTGCATTCTGCCCTTGTTATCCCACCCAAAAATCTCAGTTTTAGTAGAGAGAGACACATTTTACTAATTCTGcaaagtggcttttttttttttcctaatgaaagcTAATATCCTGCAGGTATCAGTGTCACTTGTCTAAAAAGGCTTCCTACTTATTAAGGACTTCTACAAGACTTACAGAAACCTTGCCACAAGCAGCAATGTTTCAGAGCATTAAtccctgcttctttttttttttttagtaacatTATTGTTAGCTGTTTACACTTTGAAATTAGGACATCAGGTAACCATCACTGCGCGGGATCACAGTGTTTCCAAGACAGAAGGATGACGCTAACTGAAACTGGAACAAATAAACAGCAGTAATTGGAtactgcctctttttttttttccagcaagccCAACTGAGCACTGTGTTGAAAAGaccattttaaaaagatgacTGGCATGACTATCTGAGGTAACAGGCATAACAGAAAGACATAAAAAGATACTTCATTATATTCTGACCTAGActtgttgcttttctttactgcagtaaacatttttcagtttaacgTTATTGTCCTTAACTATGCACAATTGGACTTAGATGTTATGACGCACTGTTCAAGAGAGCTGAGTCTGGTCATTTTATCTACCTCTAACTCTTCCTCCCCAAATTCCCTTTTTGCTATgctaacagatttttttttatatgtataactttaatatatatacattagCTACTTCTCCTAACTGTTTGCACACAGCCTGGAGTTTAACATTAGACTACCACTGCAaccagtgttttatttttgagctCTGGGCCAAAGGCTATCAACCTTTGGTGAAGCTTGCCTACTCTCTACTACATGAAAACTTCTGCATGTGTTTAGACAGTGTTTTGTCCACACATCTAGGAACATgactataaaataaaattgtttcttgTCCAGATAAAGCGCAACGCTCAGAGTTCAGAACCATCTCCCCCACAAATACACAATCTGCCAAATACTAAAAGGAACTCATATCTGTGCTAGCATTGATACACAGTATTTGAATTTAATAGTTTTGCTTGGTGTTATAACAGATTAAGTAGAAAAAGAATCAGGATctatattcttttttcccccttctcactTTATTCTCAGAAGTATTCTAATAAAAACCACTGAAGAACTTTTGCTCTGCTCAGAAGACATGAGTGAGTACAGAGCAAGAGGTCTAATAATATGGGAATACTTTGAACTGGGAGCTCTCATATCTTCTGTTACAACATAAAAATTCGGAGTCTCACAGATGTGCTCGAGGAACAGCACATAACAATATACTGGAAGACATGAATAGGGGACATAATTGCTGCAATGTGAGACATCACTTGCAACTGAAAGAAACAACTGTTAAAGTAAAAATGCCACAGCTAACTTTagatatggatttttttcttttataacgTTCTGGATTAGTGCTGGACATTGCGCATAAAGCACTTCCAGGACCTAAGAACTAGGAAGCATCCTAGTTTACTTTTTCATTCAACAAAGGCAGTAAACATGAGCTTGCAAGACGAAAAACACtcacttttctgttttgatcATTGGTGCTAC
Above is a window of Caloenas nicobarica isolate bCalNic1 chromosome 5, bCalNic1.hap1, whole genome shotgun sequence DNA encoding:
- the CIPC gene encoding CLOCK-interacting pacemaker, which translates into the protein MEMKSLNHRLNMAAAESDKDSGYSDGSSECPSAMEQTDSEDVLNALCWNAEDGTWQCPVTTSNSFPALSPMVVMKNVLVKQGSSSQLQSWTVQPSFEVIPAQPQLVFLRPSIPPSINPHPLGKKRNDSTSYLPILNSYPKIAPQPCKRDHSFDLEECQETSSHKRLCTEAPKMETSPVSRSTGLPTSPFAHLPVSFKTLQDSNQQSSSTLVTSGKLSALPGFHRVSSDAQKVAGLTSLLPFGTSQATKCTPHESESAAQTTMQSAGWSPPLIPEEICTTPELLLQQQSKCRRFQNTLVVLRRSGLLEITLKTKELIHQNQVTQTELDRLKHQTQLFIEAIKNNAPQSWAELEASLTGSDKAGSNLEDSTYPNV